In Candidatus Poribacteria bacterium, one DNA window encodes the following:
- a CDS encoding YbaB/EbfC family nucleoid-associated protein, translating into MKSGMGDIMKQAQRMQKRMLEIQEELKSRTVEAKVGGGMVTVVANGHQEVISITIAPEVVDPDDVEMLEDLVLAAVNEARRKSQEMMAAEMEKLTGGIQLPGLFG; encoded by the coding sequence ATGAAGTCCGGCATGGGCGACATCATGAAGCAGGCACAGCGCATGCAGAAGCGCATGTTGGAGATTCAGGAGGAGCTCAAGAGCCGCACCGTCGAAGCCAAGGTCGGCGGAGGCATGGTGACGGTCGTTGCCAACGGACATCAGGAGGTGATCTCGATCACGATCGCTCCGGAAGTGGTCGATCCCGACGATGTCGAGATGTTGGAGGATCTCGTGCTGGCTGCGGTCAACGAAGCTCGCCGCAAATCGCAGGAGATGATGGCAGCCGAGATGGAGAAGTTGACCGGAGGCATCCAGCTACCGGGCTTGTTCGGCTGA